One region of Eupeodes corollae chromosome 1, idEupCoro1.1, whole genome shotgun sequence genomic DNA includes:
- the LOC129938555 gene encoding huntingtin-interacting protein 1 translates to MSLTDKVFFQLSISVSKALNPMETPLKLKHARSAIISTHRTKETKSFWAVVTKQPLMENQFTAWKFCHLVHKVLREGHPSALKHSRSHKQMIHEMGKLWGHLQDGVGSCIQAYTKLIVTKLEFHEKNPNFPGSLLIDFKDLERVAGDDINFYFQLGVEIFDYLDDIIALQTKVFTSINTFRMSSMTPQGQCRLAPLIPLIQDSNPLYDLSVRLMFKLHANLPNDILTGHRDRFRIVFNQLKTFYDAVRPLQYFADLIQVPHLPPHAPNFSSSVDFGSYIPPVVVVPPEPEPIVDNLVDVSVEQMQNNRVETPENPQIDFERLLQDREEFIRELQFEIERLRTCVKSMTITHRDELNNLEEQISRLNSELANANEELVTMRILKDDLELKLQTAPILEQKATAEHERANITEEKFNKLKNMYTQIREEHINLLRQHAEASKQLNTIKKQNTELVAEKELIKVQLDEFAEKQIEYEQVLSKTTELENQTKDHSVKYENLCEEHKSLQRRFDDLQVDKSAEIAELKEKSAMLENQIIQSKSDANASLEQIQSELSSKREECVQLSAQLVRSNEEHEQIVNELKTTNKDYETKIEALNSEIQNATSKKEELMLSQAKLEQKSKELESDFQEQIQKLENAIQENNVKHDEEFKTCKLQFETSLNTKTLEMEQEISKRTDELKTVKTNLERLSEEKTSLECDIQDLIHQQSELDNKYKQSLETIASLQSTLSATEIHGESALRALLEACIRSSEKLAIRANTEKEFSNVAGTSTYFMMLAEELQNTLNELQIVYEKYSDDKSAVEGFSRKIVLTGHLLSIIQIQGMTVCNTAADIEAGEEICKKLKTLDTDINSMYQALLQLSEPSVVLPKIVTLKEKITSITGMIHDLSTKSDPSGQLGDLVENELATMDKAIEEAASKIVELLSSSRALDSGIKLEVNERILDACTSLMQSIRILVQRAKSLQAEIVALGKGSASAKEFYKRNNQWSEGLISAAKSVATGANLLVEAANKAVSGEAKHHLDIIVAAQEIAACTAQLVVASRVKAPRNSQKLNDLSTASRNVTQATGTVVATAKDCSQHLEDSKDFDLSKLTVHQAKTFEMEIQVKVLELEQALQTERLRLAAFRRKNYRNDCD, encoded by the exons TCAATCAGCGTCAGCAAAGCCCTCAATCCAATGGAAACACCACTCAAACTTAAACACGCAAGATCAGCAATTATATCAACTCATCGAACCAAAGAGACCAAATCGTTTTGGGCTGTTGTTACAAAACAACCATTGATGGAAAATCAATTTACAGCATGGAAATTTTGTCATCTAGTACATAAAGTATTACGGGAAGGTCACCCAAGTGCACTTAAACATTCACGCAGTCATAAGCAAATGATACACGAAATGGGAAAACTCTGGGGGCATTTACAAGACGGAGTTGGTAGTTGTATACAAGCGTATACAAAACTTATCGTAACCAAATTGGAGTTCCACGAAAAAAACCCTAATTTTCCCGGAAGCTTATTGATCGACTTCAAAGATCTCGAAAGAGTAGCTGGTGATGATATAAATTTTTa ctTTCAATTAGGAGTAGAAATATTCGATTATCTTGACGATATAATTGCATTGCAAACCAAAGTTTTTACATCAATAAATACATTCAGAATGTCATCCATGACGCCGCAAGGTCAATGCCGTCTTGCTCCATTAATTCCCCTTATCCAGGACTCCAATCCTCTCTACGATCTATCAGTACGTCTTATGTTTAAGTTGCACGCTAACTTACCAAATGATATTTTAACCGGACACCGTGACCGTTTTCGAATAGTTTTTAATCAATTGAAAACATTCTATGATGCCGTCCGTCCGTTACAATATTTTGCCGATTTGATACAAGTTCCACATCTTCCACCACATGCACCAAATTTCTCATCCAGTGTAGACTTTGGTAGCTACATACCTCCAGTTGTGGTTGTTCCTCCTGAACCAGAACCAATTGTTGATAATTTAGTTGATGTAAGCGTAGAACAGATGCAAAACAATCGTGTAGAAACCCCAGAAAATCCCCAAATCGATTTCGAGCGTTTACTGCAAGACAGAGAGGAATTCATACGCGAACTTCAATTCGAAATTGAACGATTGAGGACATGTGTTAAATCCATGACAATAACACATCGAGATGAATTGAATAACTTGGAGGAACAAATCTCTAGATTAAATTCAGAATTAGCTAATGCTAACGAAGAGTTAGTCACTatgagaattttaaaagatgatcTTGAATTAAAACTCCAAACTGCACCAATTCTTGAAC aaaaagctaCTGCAGAACACGAAAGAGCCAACATTACggaagaaaaattcaacaaactcAAGAATATGTACACGCAAATTCGGGAGGAACATATAAATTTACTGAGGCAG CATGCAGAAGCTTCAAAGCAACTtaacacaattaaaaaacaaaacaccgaATTAGTTGCAGAAAAGGAATTAATTAAGGTCCAATTAGATGAATTTGCAGAAAAGCAAATTGAATATGAACAAGTATTAAGCAAAACCACAGAACTTGAGAACCAAACAAAAGATCACAGCGTGAAGTATGAAAATCTTTGTGAAGAACATAAAAGTCTTCAGCGTCGTTTCGATGATCTGCAAGTTGATAAATCCGCCGAAATAGCTGAACTCAAAGAAAAATCCGCTATGCtagaaaatcaaattattcAATCAAAATCAGATGCTAATGCTTCTTTGGAGCAAATTCAAAGTGAGCTATCATCGAAAAGAGAAGAATGTGTTCAGTTATCAGCTCAATTAGTACGTTCAAATGAGGAACATGAACAAATTGTGAATGAATTGAAGACCACAAATAAGGATtacgaaacaaaaattgaagcccTTAATAGTGAAATTCAGAATGCAacatcaaaaaaagaagaacttatGTTATCCCAAGCGAAACTTGAACAGAAGAGCAAGGAACTTGAAAGTgattttcaagaacaaattCAGAAGCTTGAAAATGCAATACAAGAGAACAATGTTAAACATGACGAAGAATTTAAAACTTGTAAATTGCAGTTTGAGACCAGCCTCAATACTAAGACTCTAGAAATGGaacaagaaatttcaaaaagaaccgATGAGCTAAAG ACAGTTAAGACCAATCTCGAAAGGTTATCAGAAGAAAAAACTTCTCTGGAATGTGATATACAAGATTTAATTCACCAGCAATCAGAACTTgacaataaatacaaacagtCCTTGGAAACAATAGCGTCACTGCAATCAACTTTATCCGCTACCGAAATTCATGGTGAAAGTGCCCTTCGAGCTTTGTTAGAAGCTTGCATACGATCTTCGGAAAAATTAGCAATTCGTGCTAATACCGAAAAAGAGTTTTCAAATGTTGCAGGAACTTCTACGTATTTCATGATGTTAGCCGAAGAATTACAAAACACACTCAATGAACTTCAGATTGTATACGAAAAATATTCGGATGATAAATCAGCAGTTGAAGGGTTTTCCCGAAAAATTGTCCTCACAGGACATTTACTTTCAATCATTCAAATTCAAGGAATGACTGTTTGTAATACCGCAGCAGATATTGAAGCTGGTGAag aaatatgcaaaaagttaaaaacattagACACGGATATCAATTCAATGTATCAGGCACTATTGCAATTATCGGAACCTTCAGTTGTTCTTCCGAAAATTGTCACTTTGAAGGAGAAAATAACAAGTATAACGGGAATGATACATGATTTAAGTACGAAATCTGATCCAAGTGGTCAATTGGGAGATTTAGTGGAAAATGAATTAGCAACTATGGATAAAGCAATTGAAGAAGCAGCTTCGAAAATTGTCGAACTACTTTCCAGCTCGCGAGCTTTAGATTCTGGCATTAAATTGGAAGTAAATGAACGTATTTTAGATGCTTGCACGAGCCTTATGCAGAGTATCCGGATTTTGGTTCAAAGAGCAAAATCATTACAAGCAGAAATAGTTGCCCTTGGAAAAG gaaGTGCATCAGCCAAAgagttttataaaagaaacaaccAATGGAGTGAAGGCCTTATATCTGCAGCTAAGAGTGTAGCAACTGGTGCAAATCTTCTAGTAGAAGCCGCCAACAAAGCAGTATCCGGGGAAGCAAAACATCACTTAGACATCATTGTAGCTGCTCAAGAAATAGCAGCATGTACTGCCCAATTAGTTGTAGCCAGTCGTGTTAAGGCTCCTCGAAATAGCCAAAAATTAAACGACCTTTCTACAGCATCACGAAATGTCACCCAAGCAACCGGTACTGTTGTTGCAACAGCCAAAGACTGTAGTCAACATTTAGAAGATTCTAAAGACTTCGATTTAAGCAAACTGACAGTACATCAAGCTAAAACATTTGAAATGGAAATTCAAGTTAAAGTATTAGAGCTCGAGCAGGCTTTACAAACCGAACGACTTAGATTAGCAGCATTCCGTAggaaaaattatagaaatgattgtgattaa